Proteins co-encoded in one Setaria viridis chromosome 9, Setaria_viridis_v4.0, whole genome shotgun sequence genomic window:
- the LOC117839962 gene encoding glycosyltransferase BC10, which yields MEDAKQAALPAAPAQEQRRVFPAGLLRLSLGFLLLGVGVGLSAFGLFLARHSEAVAAAAPALFRPCVAAPEEGEGMELERWIRPPARARHAMTDEELLWLASSAPRARGHRGYPFRRVPKVAFMFLAHGPLPLAPLWERFFRGNEGRYSIYVHTMPVYRANFTSDSVFYHRQIPSKVVEWGQMTMCDAERRLLANALLDISNEWFVLVSESCIPLFDFNTTYQYFQNSSQSFVMSIDDPGRDGRGRYNLNMAPEVYLEQWRKGWQWFEVDRELAIAIVRDTLYYPKFKKFCRPGCYADEHYIQTMLTIEATHSLANRTVTWVDWSRGGPHAAHPATFGRGDITEEFLRGIRGGETCMYNNQNSTMCHLFARKFAPSALEPLLELAPTVLGFG from the exons ATGGAGGACGCGAAGCAGGCTGCCCtgcccgcggcgccggcgcaggagcAGCGCAGGGTGTTCCCGGCGGGGTTGCTCAGGCTGTCCCTGGGGTTCCTGCTGCTCGGCGTCGGGGTGGGGCTGTCCGCGTTCGGGCTGTTCCTGGCGCGGCACtccgaggcggtggcggcggccgcgcccgccctgTTCCGGCCGTGCGTGGCGGCGCctgaggaaggggaggggatggAGCTGGAACGGTGGATCCGACCACCCGCCCGCGCGCGGCACGCCATGACAGACGAGGAGCTGCTCTGGCTCGCGTCGTCCGctccgcgggcgcgcggccacCGCGGGTACCCGTTCCGGCGCGTGCCCAAGGTGGCCTTCATGTTCCTCGCGCACGGCCCGCTGCCGCTGGCGccgctctgggagcgcttcttCCGGGGGAACGAGGGGCGCTACTCCATCTACGTCCACACGATGCCTGTGTACCGGGCCAACTTCACCTCCGACTCCGTCTTCTACCACCGCCAAATCCCCAGCAAG GTTGTGGAATGGGGTCAGATGACAATGTGTGACGCTGAGAGACGCCTGCTTGCCAATGCTTTGCTGGACATATCCAACGAATGGTTTGTGCTAGTGTCCGAGTCGTGCATTCCTCTATTTGATTTCAACACAACCTACCAATACTTCCAGAATTCAAGCCAAAGCTTTGTCATGTCGATCGATGATCCTGGAAGAGATGGACGAGGGCGATATAATTTAAACATGGCGCCCGAAGTTTATCTTGAACAATGGCGCAAGGGCTGGCAGTGGTTTGAGGTCGACAGAGAACTTGCCATTGCGATTGTCAGGGACACGTTGTATTACCCAAAGTTCAAGAAGTTCTGCAGGCCTGGCTGCTATGCTGACGAGCACTATATCCAGACGATGCTCACGATTGAAGCCACTCATAGCCTGGCCAACAGGACGGTTACCTGGGTGGATTGGTCCAGAGGCGGTCCACACGCAGCACATCCGGCAACGTTTGGTAGAGGTGATATCACGGAGGAGTTCTTGAGGGGAATTCGAGGGGGTGAGACTTGTATGTACAATAACCAGAACTCAACGATGTGCCACTTGTTTGCTCGGAAGTTTGCACCAAGTGCATTGGAGCCATTGTTAGAATTAGCACCCACCGTGCTCGGTTTTGGTTAA
- the LOC117839938 gene encoding glycosyltransferase BC10, giving the protein MASMEDGVKEARQRLFPWEMLKAFLLLGVALSVVGGMLMARHGHAAVSVAVAPALFRPWPWASPAASAAAAAAGLEHSMTDEELLWRASFAPGVRRYPFRRVPKVAFMFLTRGPLPLAPLWERYFRGHEGRYSIYVHALPSYRANFTSESVFYRRQIPSKVAEWGKMTMCDAERRLLANALLDISNEWFVLVSESCIPIFDFNTTYQYFLNSSQSFVMSIDDPGPYGRGRYNWNMTPEVELDQWRKGSQWFEVDRELAIEIVKDTVYHPKFEEFCRPSCYADEHYIQTMLSIEVPHALANRSVTWVDWSRIAAHPARFGRRDITEEFLREVREGQTCLYNDQNTTMCFLFARKFAPSALEPLLELAPTVLGFG; this is encoded by the exons ATGGCGTCCATGGAGGACGGCGTGAAGGAGGCGAGGCAGAGGCTGTTCCCGTGGGAGATGCTCAAGGCGTTCCTGCTGCTCGGCGTGGCGCTGTCCGTGGTCGGCGGCATGCTCATGGCGCGGCACGGGCACGCGGCGGTGTCCGTCGCGGTCGCGCCCGCGCTGTTCCGGCCGTGGCCGTGggcctcccccgccgcttccgccgcggcggcggcggcggggctggagcACTCGATGACGGACGAGGAGCTCCTCTGGCGCGCGTCGTTCGCCCCGGGGGTGCGGCGGTACCCGTTCCGGCGCGTGCCCAAGGTGGCCTTCATGTTCCTCACGCGCGGCCCGCTGCCGCTGGCGCCGCTCTGGGAGCGCTACTTCCGGGGACACGAGGGGCGCTACTCCATTTACGTCCACGCGCTGCCGTCATACCGGGCCAACTTCACCTCCGAATCCGTCTTCTATCGGCGCCAAATCCCTAGTAAG GTTGCTGAGTGGGGTAAGATGACCATGTGCGATGCTGAGAGGCGTCTACTTGCCAACGCCTTGCTGGATATATCCAATGAATGGTTTGTGCTTGTGTCCGAGTCATGCATTCCTATATTTGATTTCAACACAACATACCAATACTTCCTGAACTCAAGCCAAAGCTTTGTCATGTCGATTGATGATCCTGGACCATATGGACGGGGGCGATACAACTGGAACATGACCCCTGAGGTTGAACTTGACCAGTGGCGCAAAGGGTCGCAATGGTTTGAAGTAGACAGAGAACTTGCTATTGAGATTGTCAAGGACACGGTATACCACCCAAAGTTTGAGGAGTTCTGCAGGCCTAGTTGTTATGCTGATGAGCACTATATCCAGACAATGCTCTCAATTGAAGTTCCACATGCCCTTGCTAACAGGAGCGTTACTTGGGTAGACTGGTCTAGAATTGCTGCACATCCAGCAAGGTTTGGCAGGCGTGATATCACGGAGGAATTCTTGAGGGAAGTTCGAGAGGGACAGACTTGTCTGTACAATGATCAGAATACAACAATGTGCTTTTTGTTTGCTCGGAAGTTTGCTCCAAGTGCACTGGAGCCATTGTTAGAGTTGGCACCCACTGTCCTTGGTTTTGGATGA
- the LOC117836297 gene encoding calcium-transporting ATPase 3, endoplasmic reticulum-type encodes MEDAYAKSVAEVLEAFGVDRTKGLSDSQVEQHTRLYGKNVLPQEESTPFWKLVLKQFDDLLVKILIAAAAISFLLAQMNGETGLSAFLEPSVIFMILAANAAVGVITETNAEKALEELRAYQADIATVLRNGCFSILPATELVPGDIVEVGVGCKVPADMRMVEMLSHQLRVDQAILTGESCSVAKELESTSAMNAVYQDKTNILFSGTVVVAGRARAVVIGVGSNTAMGSIRDAMLRTEDEATPLKKKLDEFGTFLAKVIAGICILVWVVNIGHFRDPSHGGFVRGAIHYFKVAVALAVAAIPEGLPAVVTTCLALGTKRMARLNAIVRSLPSVETLGCTTVICSDKTGTLTTNMMSVSKVCVVRSVHQRPMTDEYSISGTTFAPEGFIYDADGLQLEFPPQSPCLLHLAMCSALCNESTLQYNPDKKCYEKIGESTEVALRVLVEKVGLPGFDSMPSALNMLTKHERASYCNRYWENQFRKISVLEFSRDRKMMSVLCSRKQQEIMFSKGAPESIMARCTHILCNDDGSSVPLTMDIRNELEARFQSFAGKDTLRCLALALKRMPAGQQSICYDDEANLTFIGLVGMLDPPREEVRDAIHSCMSAGIRVIVVTGDNKSTAESLCRQIGAFEHLDDFAGYSYTASEFEGLPPLERTNALQRMVLFSRVEPSHKKMLVEALQTHNEVVAMTGDGVNDAPALKKADIGIAMGSGTAVAKSASDMVLADDNFATIVAAVAEGRAIYNNTKQFIRYMISSNIGEVVCIFVAAVLGIPDTLVPVQLLWVNLVTDGLPATAIGFNKPDSNIMTVKPRKVNEAVVSGWLFFRYLVIGAYVGLATIAGFVWWFVYSENGPGLPYSELVNFDSCSARQTSYPCSIFEDRHPSTVSMTVLVVVEMFNALNNLSENQSLLVIHPWSNLWLVGSIILTMLLHVAVLYIEPLAALFSVSPLSWAEWKVVLYLSFPVILIDEVLKLFSRSPRGRRFPLRLWRREILPKESRDN; translated from the exons ATGGAGGACGCCTACGCCAAGTCCGTCGCCGAG GTGCTGGAGGCGTTCGGCGTGGATCGGACCAAGGGCCTCTCCGACTCGCAG GTGGAGCAGCATACGAGGCTCTACGGCAAAAAcg TGCTTCCCCAAGAAGAAA GTACTCCCTTTTGGAAGTTAGTTTTGAAGCAATTTGATGATTTACTCGTCAAAATATTGATAGCAGCTGCTGCGATATCCTTCCTTTTGGCTCAAATGAATGGTGAAACTGGATTATCTGCATTTTTGGAACCATCT GTCATCTTTATGATACTGGCAGCAAATGCAGCTGTGGGTGTGATTACTGAAACAAATGCTGAAAAAGCTCTCGAG GAGCTCCGTGCTTATCAAGCTGATATTGCAACGGTTTTGCGCAATG GTTGCTTTTCTATACTCCCAGCAACAGAACTCGTCCCTGGAGATATAGTTGAAGTAGGAG TTGGTTGCAAAGTTCCGGCTGACATGAGAATGGTTGAAATGTTAAGCCACCAGTTGCGTGTTGACCAAGCAATTCTTACag GAGAAAGCTGTTCAGTCGCTAAAGAGCTTGAATCAACTTCAGCAATGAATGCTGTCTACCAGGACAAAACAAACATTCTTTTTTCG GGCACTGTTGTTGTAGCTGGCAGAGCAAGAGCAGTTGTCATTGGGGTTGGTTCTAATACTGCAATGGGAAGTATACGTGATGCTATGCTGAGAACAGAAGAT GAAGCAACACCGTTGAAGAAAAAGCTTGATGAGTTTGGTACTTTTTTGGCAAAG GTGATAGCAGGGATATGTATACTTGTTTGGGTTGTAAATATTGGACATTTCCGAGATCCTTCTCATGGTGGCTTTGTTAGGGGTGCCATCCACTATTTTAAG GTAGCCGTCGCTCTTGCTGTTGCAGccattccagaaggtcttccAGCTGTGGTAACAAC GTGCTTAGCTCTTGGCACCAAAAGAATGGCTCGCTTGAACGCTATTGTTAGGTCTCTTCCCTCTGTAGAGACATTAGGATGCACAACAGTTATTTGCAGTGACAAAACTGGTACTCTCACGACAAACATGATGTCTGTGTCAAAG GTGTGTGTTGTGCGGTCTGTACACCAGAGACCGATGACTGATGAGTACTCCATTAGCGGAACAACATTTGCTCCTGAAGGTTTTATTTATGATGCTGATGGATTGCAG CTGGAGTTTCCCCCTCAATCACCATGTCTCCTTCATCTTGCTATGTGTTCAGCTCTTTGCAACGAGTCCACTCTACAATACAACCCTGATAAAAAATGTTATGAAAAAATTGGAGAGTCCACTGAAGTTGCTCTGCGTGTGCTTGTGGAGAAG GTTGGTCTTCCTGGTTTTGATTCAATGCCTTCAGCTCTTAACATGCTAACTAAGCATGAGCGCGCATCATACTGCAAccgttattgggaaaatcagtTCAGAAAG ATATCCGTTCTAGAGTTCTCCCGAGATCGCAAAATGATGAGCGTCCTTTGTAGTAGAAAACAACAGGAGATTATGTTTTCAAAAGGTGCCCCTGAAAGTATAATGGCAAGATGCACACATATATTGTGCAATGATGATGGTTCTTCAGTACCATTAACTATGGACATTCGTAATGAGTTGGAAGCTAGATTTCAAAG TTTTGCAGGGAAAGATACACTGAGGTGCTTAGCATTAGCATTAAAACGGATGCCAGCTGGTCAACAAAGCATCTGTTATGATGATGAGGCCAACCTCACATTTATAGGATTG GTTGGGATGCTTGATCCACCAAGAGAAGAAGTTCGGGATGCTATCCACTCTTGTATGTCCGCGGGGATCCGTGTTATAGTTGTTACTGGGGACAACAAG TCTACAGCAGAATCTCTGTGTCGGCAAATTGGTGCTTTTGAGCACTTGGATGACTTTGCGGGGTATTCCTATACAGCATCAGAATTTGAAGGATTGCCTCCTCTGGAAAGGACAAATGCATTGCAAAGGATGGTTCTGTTTTCAAG AGTGGAACCTTCTCACAAGAAGATGCTGGTTGAAGCCTTGCAAACACACAATGAAGTG GTTGCTATGACCGGAGATGGTGTCAATGATGCACCTGCGCTGAAGAAAGCGGATATAGGAATAGCGATGGGATCAGGAACTGCAGTTGCAAAG AGTGCATCAGACATGGTTTTGGCGGATGACAACTTTGCCACAATTGTTGCT GCTGTTGCGGAGGGAAGGGCCATATATAATAACACGAAGCAGTTTATTCGGTACATGATCTCGTCAAATATTGGAGAGGTGGTTTGTATTTTTGTGGCAGCAGTGCTTGGGATCCCTGACACACTTGTACCT GTCCAGCTACTCTGGGTGAACCTTGTTACTGATGGATTGCCTGCAACTGCAATTGGTTTCAATAAGCCTGATAGCAACATCATGACAGTCAAGCCTCGCAAG GTTAATGAAGCTGTGGTTAGCGGATGGCTCTTTTTCCGTTATTTGGTCATTGGAG CTTATGTTGGCCTTGCTACTATAGCGGGTTTTGTTTGGTGGTTTGTTTATTCTGAAAATGGTCCTGGATTACCATACTCAGAACTG GTCAATTTTGATTCATGTTCTGCCAGGCAAACTTCTTATCCTTGCAGCATCTTTGAGGATCGTCATCCATCCACTGTTTCAATGACTGTGCTTGTTGTTGTGGAGATGTTTAATGCCTTGAATAACCTGAGTGAAAACCAATCTCTGCT TGTCATTCATCCATGGAGTAACCTATGGCTTGTTGGGTCGATTATTCTGACAATGCTTCTTCACGTAGCAGTCCTGTACATTGAACCATTAGCAGCTCTTTTCTCA GTGTCTCCATTATCGTGGGCTGAGTGGAAAGTTGTTCTTTATCTATCCTTCCCA GTAATTCTTATTGATGAGGTATTGAAATTGTTCTCGAGAAGCCCACGAG GACGAAGGTTCCCTTTAAGGTTGTGGAGACGTGAGATACTTCCAAAAGAGTCGAGAGATAATTAG
- the LOC117839939 gene encoding uncharacterized protein yields the protein MAWPQGKLMDPIRSPIAATSSFHQSAVKHLQQGVILAHRNGISRRCLLTLLTSTAAIPDSSESRKALLQEYLKKSKENKEKNDKERLDDYYKRNYKDYFGLIEGPAREKKEEERTESEKRILEWLDKNK from the exons ATGGCTTGGCCCCAAGGGAAACTGATGGATCCAATCAGAAGCCCGATCGCTGCAACTTCATCTTTTCATCAGTCAGCGGTGAAGCATCTCCAGCAAGGCGTCATCTTGGCTCACAGGAATGGAATTAGCAGGAGGTGCCTCCTGACGCTGCTGACATCCACTGCAGCCATACCAGACAGCAGTGAATCAAGGAAGGCTCTACTGCAAG AGTATCTGAAGAAATCAAAGGAGAACAAGGAAAAGAATGACAAGGAG AGGCTGGATGACTACTACAAGAGGAATTACAAGGACTACTTCGGGCTCATCGAGGGCCCGGccagagagaagaaagaagaggagcGCACAGAGTCGGAGAAACGTATCCTCGAGTGGCTTGACAAGAACAAGTAG
- the LOC117840121 gene encoding glycosyltransferase BC10 — protein MQARVASMEDMKEARQAAAAAGQGRVVPTGMLKVFLGFLLLGVGLSAAGMYMARHAVAAAAPALFRPCLGASAAEEEPEGLERWTRPPARVEHAMTDEELLWRASFAPRLRGYPFRRVPKVAFMFLTRGPLPLAPLWERFFRGHEGRYSIYVHALPSYHANFTSESVFYRRQIPSKVAEWGQMTMCDAERRLLANALLDISNEWFVLVSESCIPIFDFNTTYKYFQNSSQSFLMAFDDPGPYGRGRYNWNMTPEVELDQWRKGSQWFEVDRELAVAIVKDTVYYPKFKEFCRPHCYVDEHYFPTMLTIEAPHSLANRSVTWVDWSRGGAHPATFGRGDISEEFLRRVREGRTCLYNNQNSTMCFLFARKFSPSALEPLLELAPTVLGFG, from the exons ATGCAGGCGCGGGTGGCGTCCATGGAGGACATGAAAGAGGCGCggcaggcggccgcggcggcggggcaggggAGGGTGGTGCCAACAGGGATGCTCAAGGTGTTCCTGGGCTTCTTGCTGCTGGGCGTGGGGCTGTCCGCCGCCGGCATGTACATGGCGCGgcacgccgtggcggcggcggcgcccgcgctgTTCCGGCCGTGCCtgggcgcctccgccgcggaggaggagcccgaggggCTGGAGCGGTGGACGCGGCCCCCAGCGCGCGTGGAGCACGCGATGACGGACGAGGAGCTGCTCTGGCGCGCGTCGTTCGCGCCGCGGCTGCGCGGGTACCCGTTCCGCCGCGTGCCCAAGGTGGCCTTCATGTTTCTCACGCGAGGCCCGTTGCCGCTGGCGCCGCTCTGGGAGCGGTTCTTCCGCGGGCACGAGGGGCGCTACTCCATCTACGTGCACGCGTTGCCATCCTACCACGCCAATTTCACCTCCGAATCCGTCTTCTACCGTCGCCAAATCCCCAGTAAG GTCGCAGAATGGGGTCAGATGACCATGTGTGATGCTGAGAGACGTCTACTGGCCAATGCTTTGCTGGATATATCCAACGAGTGGTTTGTGCTTGTGTCCGAGTCCTGCATTCCTATATTTGATTtcaacacaacatacaaatacTTCCAGAACTCAAGCCAAAGCTTTCTCATGGCATTTGATGACCCTGGACCATATGGACGGGGAAGATACAACTGGAACATGACCCCTGAGGTTGAACTTGACCAATGGCGCAAAGGCTCTCAATGGTTTGAAGTAGACAGAGAACTTGCTGTTGCAATCGTCAAAGACACGGTCTATTACCCGAAATTCAAGGAGTTCTGCAGGCCCCATTGTTATGTCGATGAACACTATTTCCCTACAATGCTGACTATTGAAGCTCCGCACAGCCTGGCTAACAGAAGTGTTACTTGGGTGGATTGGTCGAGAGGTGGTGCACATCCAGCCACGTTTGGCAGGGGTGATATCTCAGAGGAATTCCTGAGGAGAGTCCGAGAGGGGCGGACCTGTCTATACAATAACCAGAACTCCACAATGTGCTTCTTGTTTGCGCGGAAGTTTTCTCCAAGCGCATTGGAGCCATTGTTAGAGCTAGCGCCCACTGTGCTCGGTTTTGGTTGA